Proteins from a genomic interval of Pseudomonas sp. RC10:
- a CDS encoding GMC family oxidoreductase — translation MTDVPNTPQPELAPHPKARSPRAFGMAQPDAQGNIDCDVVIIGSGMGGSTFAHELSATGLKVVIVERGDFLPREIQNWEASSVFGQGRYRNAEPWLDAQDQPFNPGVFYYVGGNTKFYGAMLPRFREEDFSEIQHYDGVAPAWPITYAEMEPWYTKAETLYRVHGQAGTDPSEPWRSGPYPHAALTHDPALLPLEQSMRQVGLKPFVMPAAVDYGDGGDCVLCSTCDGYPCLVDAKCDAEMSALRPALRNGSIQLLTNTFIDKLATSADGRSILSANGSRLGQAVSLRAPRFVLACGAVNSAVLLLKSANDQHPNGLGNSSGQVGRNYMVHNSTFMLAVDPRRKNPVRFQKTLALNDWYTAGAHNAYPLGNVQMLGKIREPMITPMRPWLPKFASRYVTDHSVDLYLTSEDLPTQNNRVTYDARQGAVKVFWQPNNLKAHDELVSKTRQVMRLAGYPLVLTERMGIATNSHQCGTCVMGTDPKTSVLDVNCKLHDLANAWIVDSSFFPSSAAVNPALTIAANAMRVAAHFIAAN, via the coding sequence ATGACTGATGTACCCAATACGCCTCAGCCAGAGCTCGCTCCACACCCGAAGGCACGCTCCCCGCGTGCCTTTGGCATGGCGCAGCCAGATGCTCAAGGCAACATCGACTGTGATGTCGTCATCATTGGTTCAGGCATGGGCGGATCAACTTTCGCCCATGAACTGAGCGCGACGGGCCTTAAGGTCGTGATCGTCGAGCGCGGCGATTTCCTGCCCCGCGAAATACAGAACTGGGAGGCCTCGTCGGTGTTCGGCCAGGGCCGTTACCGCAACGCCGAACCCTGGCTGGATGCCCAGGATCAACCCTTCAACCCCGGCGTGTTCTATTACGTCGGCGGCAACACGAAATTCTACGGCGCCATGCTGCCGCGCTTTCGTGAGGAAGACTTTTCGGAAATTCAGCACTACGACGGCGTGGCGCCTGCATGGCCCATCACCTACGCCGAGATGGAACCCTGGTACACAAAAGCCGAGACGCTCTATCGCGTTCACGGGCAGGCCGGAACCGACCCCAGCGAACCCTGGCGTTCGGGCCCCTACCCTCATGCGGCACTGACCCACGACCCGGCGCTGCTGCCACTGGAGCAAAGCATGCGTCAGGTGGGCTTGAAGCCCTTCGTCATGCCCGCCGCCGTGGATTACGGCGACGGCGGGGATTGCGTGCTGTGTTCGACCTGTGACGGCTACCCGTGTCTGGTCGATGCCAAATGCGATGCGGAGATGTCGGCCCTGCGCCCTGCCCTGCGCAACGGCTCGATTCAGCTGCTGACCAATACCTTCATCGACAAGCTGGCCACCAGCGCTGACGGTCGCAGCATCCTGTCAGCCAACGGCTCCCGCCTGGGCCAAGCGGTCTCGCTGCGTGCGCCGCGTTTCGTGCTGGCGTGTGGTGCGGTCAACAGCGCGGTGCTGCTGCTCAAATCCGCCAACGATCAGCACCCCAACGGGTTGGGCAACAGTTCGGGCCAGGTGGGGCGTAACTACATGGTGCACAACAGCACTTTCATGCTGGCGGTGGACCCGCGCCGGAAAAACCCGGTGCGGTTTCAGAAAACCCTGGCGCTTAACGACTGGTACACAGCCGGTGCGCACAACGCCTATCCGCTGGGCAACGTGCAAATGCTGGGCAAGATTCGCGAACCCATGATCACGCCCATGCGGCCCTGGCTGCCGAAATTCGCCTCGCGCTACGTGACCGACCACAGCGTCGATCTCTATCTGACCTCCGAGGACTTGCCGACCCAAAACAATCGAGTGACCTACGACGCCAGGCAGGGCGCGGTGAAAGTGTTCTGGCAACCCAACAATCTCAAGGCCCACGACGAGCTGGTCAGCAAGACCCGGCAGGTCATGCGTCTGGCAGGCTACCCGCTGGTGCTGACCGAACGAATGGGCATCGCCACCAACTCCCACCAATGCGGCACCTGCGTGATGGGCACCGACCCAAAAACCAGCGTGCTGGACGTCAACTGCAAGCTGCACGATCTGGCCAACGCCTGGATCGTCGACAGCTCGTTCTTTCCGTCCTCGGCGGCGGTCAACCCGGCGCTCACCATCGCCGCGAATGCCATGCGCGTGGCAGCGCACTTCATCGCCGCGAACTGA
- a CDS encoding LacI family DNA-binding transcriptional regulator, translating to MANVSMKDVARAAGVSQPAVSYAYSRPSKLSEAQRKHILEVAEKLGYPGPNIMGRSLRSGRVGAIGLMMMDKLSVAFADPSAIAVLRGVSEIGELENIALTLFPLNTKRLLRGGKSDSESSLALRGLVDGLIISTLPDDHPAIVAIQKQNLPYVVIDSPLLEGSYFVGIDDRTAAMAQIQHLLDLGHRKIGILVDRLNPDGERGAVSAQRFAHSSERIVRERLTGYVEAAAAAGLNFDDLAIVEAGGLDSTSGEAAAFTLLTSNEVTAVVACSDVMAIACMKTAAALQREVPSSLSVVGFDDIPEAVQYGLTTIAQPMVQKAVTAAQLLIEQLNGGPDFVPAPVQKIFPTKLVVRQSTARLAE from the coding sequence ATGGCGAACGTTTCGATGAAAGATGTGGCGCGTGCCGCCGGGGTTTCGCAGCCCGCGGTGTCCTACGCGTACAGCCGTCCCTCCAAGCTCTCCGAGGCGCAGCGCAAGCACATCCTTGAGGTCGCCGAAAAGCTTGGGTATCCCGGGCCGAACATCATGGGGCGCAGCTTGCGTTCAGGAAGAGTCGGGGCCATCGGCCTGATGATGATGGACAAACTCTCCGTCGCCTTCGCCGACCCCTCGGCCATCGCCGTGTTGCGCGGGGTGAGTGAAATCGGCGAGCTGGAGAACATCGCGCTCACGCTGTTTCCCTTGAACACCAAACGCCTGCTCAGGGGCGGGAAGTCCGACTCTGAATCGAGCCTGGCACTTCGGGGGCTGGTGGATGGGCTGATCATTTCGACGCTGCCGGACGATCATCCGGCCATCGTGGCCATTCAGAAACAGAACCTGCCCTATGTGGTGATCGACTCGCCGTTGCTGGAAGGCAGCTATTTTGTCGGGATCGACGACCGAACGGCCGCGATGGCGCAGATTCAACACTTGCTGGACTTGGGGCACCGCAAGATCGGCATTCTGGTCGACCGTCTCAATCCGGACGGCGAGCGTGGCGCGGTGAGTGCGCAACGTTTTGCCCACTCCAGCGAGCGTATTGTCCGCGAGCGGCTGACCGGGTATGTCGAGGCGGCGGCCGCGGCGGGATTGAATTTCGATGATCTGGCGATTGTCGAGGCGGGCGGCCTGGACTCCACCTCTGGCGAGGCGGCGGCGTTCACCTTGCTCACCTCGAACGAGGTCACGGCGGTGGTCGCCTGTTCCGACGTGATGGCCATCGCCTGCATGAAGACCGCTGCGGCATTGCAGCGTGAGGTGCCGTCTTCGCTGTCGGTGGTAGGCTTCGATGATATTCCGGAAGCGGTGCAATACGGCCTGACGACCATCGCCCAGCCTATGGTGCAGAAAGCCGTGACGGCGGCGCAGCTGTTGATCGAGCAGCTCAACGGCGGGCCGGATTTCGTGCCTGCGCCCGTGCAGAAAATCTTCCCCACCAAGCTGGTCGTTCGGCAGTCCACAGCCCGGCTCGCCGAGTAA
- a CDS encoding MFS transporter gives MLTYRLTFLMSGLCMGAWAPLVPYARERADIDDGKLGLLLLCLGLGSLVMMPLAGIMNARKGCRFSLYFGLTLVCATLPLLATLDHFYGLMLSLTLFGAGCGLVDVTMNVQGVMVERSTQRSLMSGFHGLFSLGTIVSAAGITFFLWLGASPLIASSVLIAGIVLFLLTAGRHALGVSGEKGAPLFVRPTRQVLALGTLCLLAFLTEGSVLDWSAIFLADYRGVDHSIAGLGFAVFAVMMATGRLNGDRVVARLGSRKVLVLSGLIAMAGFAVVLTLDNWLISLAGFAVIGIGVSNIAPVYLSLAGTQRSMPGELAISIATSIGYLGILLGPALIGFAAKATSLGWALFMTALGMLVIIASAPRLFAARSA, from the coding sequence ATGCTCACCTACCGGCTGACCTTTCTCATGTCCGGCCTGTGCATGGGCGCCTGGGCGCCGCTGGTGCCCTATGCCCGCGAGCGTGCGGATATTGATGACGGGAAACTGGGGCTGTTGTTGCTCTGTCTGGGCCTGGGGTCGCTGGTCATGATGCCGCTTGCAGGCATCATGAACGCCCGCAAGGGCTGTCGTTTTTCCCTGTACTTCGGCCTGACGCTGGTTTGCGCGACGCTGCCATTGCTCGCCACCCTCGATCATTTCTACGGGCTGATGCTCAGCCTGACCCTGTTTGGGGCGGGTTGCGGCCTGGTGGACGTGACGATGAACGTACAGGGTGTAATGGTCGAACGCAGCACGCAACGGTCCCTGATGTCCGGTTTTCACGGCCTGTTCAGCCTCGGCACCATCGTCAGCGCGGCGGGCATCACCTTCTTTCTGTGGCTGGGGGCGTCGCCACTGATCGCCTCCAGCGTCCTGATCGCAGGCATCGTTCTCTTTCTGCTAACGGCTGGCCGTCATGCGCTGGGAGTCTCGGGTGAGAAGGGCGCGCCCCTGTTCGTTCGCCCGACGCGGCAGGTACTGGCCCTCGGCACCCTGTGTCTGCTGGCGTTCCTCACTGAGGGCTCGGTGCTGGACTGGAGCGCGATCTTCCTCGCCGACTACCGGGGTGTCGATCATTCGATCGCCGGGCTTGGCTTCGCCGTTTTCGCCGTGATGATGGCAACTGGACGGCTCAACGGCGACCGTGTCGTCGCGCGCCTGGGCAGCCGCAAAGTGCTGGTGCTCAGCGGCCTGATCGCCATGGCGGGGTTCGCTGTCGTCCTTACTCTGGACAACTGGCTGATCAGCCTGGCGGGCTTTGCCGTGATCGGCATAGGCGTGTCCAATATCGCCCCGGTTTACCTGTCCCTTGCCGGGACTCAGCGCAGCATGCCGGGTGAGCTTGCGATCAGCATCGCCACCTCGATCGGCTATCTGGGTATCCTGCTGGGGCCTGCGCTCATCGGTTTCGCCGCGAAGGCCACGTCGCTGGGTTGGGCGTTGTTCATGACGGCGCTGGGCATGCTGGTGATCATCGCCAGTGCGCCACGGCTGTTCGCGGCGCGCAGCGCGTGA
- a CDS encoding glycoside hydrolase family 3 N-terminal domain-containing protein — protein sequence MSQLLATAFSVLFPVVDPLEIDDDLRRFLGSGGRSVLFGETAEEYRRGQMSAERLRIETLEKWQGFVGQARELAGDMILAADADISAVHRLQGVACALPSPDVARAMNAYELEEVCFQMALGVREAGVNLVLSPTADVLSGPNVWLDGKTLASDPVKAAEMAAAYVRGVRRAKVGSTLKHFPGHPQLAKLPATEEAFLTSSMAALRSGWSAFRSGIEAGADAVMLGPAIVEAVTPAVSASLSPDLVSILRSELGFNGLVMTIDLDHRSVQRDVPIEEVVVAALNAGADLLLISPRLLPKAGVLAQAIVDAVAQGRLSVERLNAAAQAVARVAARR from the coding sequence ATGAGCCAGCTTTTAGCGACAGCGTTCAGCGTGTTATTCCCCGTGGTCGACCCGCTTGAGATCGACGACGACCTGCGCCGATTCCTCGGCAGCGGCGGGCGCAGCGTGTTGTTTGGCGAAACCGCCGAGGAATACCGGCGTGGCCAGATGAGCGCCGAGCGTCTGCGCATCGAAACCCTGGAGAAATGGCAGGGATTCGTCGGCCAGGCTCGGGAACTGGCGGGCGACATGATCCTGGCCGCTGACGCCGACATTTCCGCCGTGCACCGTTTACAGGGCGTCGCCTGCGCGCTGCCCTCGCCGGACGTTGCGCGGGCCATGAACGCGTACGAGCTTGAGGAGGTGTGTTTCCAGATGGCCTTGGGCGTGCGCGAGGCGGGTGTCAATCTGGTGCTTTCGCCGACCGCTGATGTGCTCAGCGGGCCGAACGTCTGGCTGGACGGCAAGACGCTCGCCAGCGACCCGGTCAAGGCCGCCGAAATGGCAGCGGCCTATGTGCGGGGCGTGCGACGGGCGAAGGTGGGCAGCACGTTGAAGCATTTTCCGGGGCATCCGCAGCTGGCAAAACTTCCGGCAACCGAGGAGGCCTTTCTCACCTCATCGATGGCGGCGTTGCGCAGCGGCTGGTCGGCGTTCAGGTCCGGCATCGAGGCGGGGGCCGACGCGGTGATGTTGGGGCCGGCCATTGTCGAGGCGGTGACCCCGGCGGTCTCGGCGTCGTTGTCGCCGGATCTGGTGAGCATCCTGCGTAGCGAATTGGGCTTCAACGGGCTGGTCATGACCATCGACCTGGATCATCGCTCCGTTCAGCGCGACGTGCCCATTGAAGAGGTGGTGGTGGCAGCGTTGAATGCCGGGGCCGATCTACTGCTGATCTCCCCCCGGTTATTGCCCAAGGCCGGCGTTCTGGCTCAGGCGATTGTCGATGCGGTAGCGCAGGGGCGTTTGAGCGTGGAGCGTTTGAATGCTGCGGCGCAGGCAGTCGCTCGCGTGGCGGCGCGGCGCTGA
- a CDS encoding methyl-accepting chemotaxis protein, producing MTRTPLTIKSRITVVAGVCMLCMVVFLLAFSIVHMQRTASVVAESSSASLGEASTRYLEAMGRVQADVVQQRFVSSLMFTRTLATQLVMLKRQAKLNGLTPPQVRGDLYRLMRAMIATTPELLGIGVAFELNGLDAGDAVSINGPDHTGNASGRFAAYVSGVENFTVEEKDILGDEPDKAWWKCPHTTRKPCLVEPYSFLLNGVPTLTSSVAVPLIDGGKLIGVASVDLTLSSLQNLSQKASASLFEGKGQVTFVSAAGTVMGKSNDPALLGKTLAESYPNQSEALVGSARSGATFVGTNASTGNALVMVPFSPIPDSGVWMAIIEVPQATLMAAVAQLDQTLTRSSHTAVQMQLAVGLGVLVLGCVLMWLMASSVVKPIRRVSDMLEDIAQGDGDLRRRLIFDRTDEMGRLVGGFNRFLDKLQPVIAQVSQGVGETRTTADTASEIASLTSAGMQHQLREVEQVATAAHEMSTTSQEVARHASKAATAARDGEAASQSCKGTLETTATSIQNLAQHMHTSMEEVTLLAQNSERIGSVLQVIQSIAEQTNLLALNAAIEAARAGESGRGFAVVADEVRHLARRTQTSVGEIRGVIETLQTGTQAVVETMQAHRQQADASAFHALKAVDALTRVNQSIDVINEMNLQIASAAEEQSAVSEEVNRNVSAIRDVTESLAEQADESARVSKRLNALANHQQHLMSHFRA from the coding sequence ATGACCCGCACACCCCTGACCATCAAATCCCGCATCACCGTGGTCGCAGGCGTGTGCATGCTGTGCATGGTGGTGTTTCTGCTGGCCTTCTCGATTGTGCACATGCAGCGCACAGCGTCGGTGGTCGCCGAATCCAGCAGTGCCTCGTTGGGTGAGGCGTCCACACGATATCTGGAAGCCATGGGACGGGTTCAGGCTGACGTGGTGCAGCAGCGATTCGTCAGCAGCCTGATGTTCACCCGCACCTTGGCGACGCAACTGGTCATGCTAAAGCGCCAGGCAAAACTCAATGGCCTGACGCCGCCGCAGGTACGCGGCGATCTTTACCGCTTGATGCGGGCGATGATCGCGACCACTCCTGAGCTGCTGGGCATTGGCGTGGCATTCGAACTTAACGGTCTGGATGCGGGGGACGCGGTCTCGATCAACGGTCCCGACCACACTGGCAACGCTTCGGGCCGTTTCGCCGCCTACGTGTCGGGCGTGGAAAACTTCACCGTGGAAGAGAAAGACATCCTCGGCGACGAGCCCGACAAAGCCTGGTGGAAATGCCCGCACACGACCCGCAAACCCTGCCTGGTCGAGCCTTACAGTTTCTTGTTGAACGGCGTGCCCACGTTGACCTCCAGTGTGGCCGTCCCGCTGATCGATGGTGGGAAGCTGATCGGCGTGGCCAGTGTCGACCTGACCTTGAGCAGCCTGCAGAACCTCTCGCAGAAGGCTAGCGCGTCGCTGTTCGAGGGCAAAGGCCAAGTCACCTTCGTCAGTGCGGCGGGCACGGTCATGGGCAAAAGCAACGACCCGGCGTTATTGGGTAAAACCCTGGCCGAGAGTTATCCGAATCAGTCGGAGGCACTGGTGGGCAGTGCACGAAGTGGCGCGACGTTCGTCGGCACCAACGCCAGTACTGGCAACGCGCTGGTGATGGTGCCGTTCTCGCCAATCCCGGATTCTGGCGTGTGGATGGCGATCATCGAAGTGCCTCAGGCGACCCTCATGGCCGCCGTCGCCCAACTGGATCAGACGCTGACCCGCTCCAGCCACACCGCCGTCCAGATGCAACTGGCAGTCGGGCTGGGCGTGCTGGTTTTGGGGTGTGTGCTCATGTGGCTGATGGCGTCCAGTGTGGTGAAGCCAATCCGTCGCGTGTCCGACATGCTCGAAGACATCGCCCAGGGCGACGGTGATCTGAGGCGGCGCCTGATCTTTGATCGCACTGACGAAATGGGCCGTTTGGTGGGTGGGTTCAACCGTTTCCTCGACAAGCTGCAACCGGTGATTGCGCAGGTCAGTCAAGGGGTGGGCGAAACGCGGACGACCGCTGACACAGCATCAGAAATCGCCAGCCTGACCAGTGCGGGGATGCAGCATCAGTTGCGCGAGGTCGAGCAGGTGGCGACCGCCGCTCACGAAATGAGCACCACTTCCCAGGAGGTCGCACGCCACGCGTCGAAGGCCGCCACGGCGGCCCGTGACGGCGAGGCGGCCTCGCAATCTTGCAAGGGCACACTCGAAACCACCGCGACCTCCATTCAGAACCTCGCGCAACACATGCACACGTCGATGGAGGAGGTGACCCTGCTCGCGCAGAACAGCGAGCGGATTGGCAGCGTCCTGCAAGTGATCCAGTCGATTGCCGAGCAGACCAACCTGCTGGCGCTGAATGCCGCTATTGAGGCCGCGCGGGCAGGGGAAAGCGGCCGTGGGTTTGCCGTGGTGGCCGATGAAGTTCGTCATCTGGCCAGGCGCACGCAAACGTCTGTGGGCGAAATCCGGGGCGTGATCGAAACCTTGCAAACCGGCACGCAAGCGGTGGTCGAGACGATGCAGGCTCATCGGCAACAGGCCGATGCCAGTGCGTTCCATGCGTTGAAAGCGGTGGACGCGTTGACGCGCGTCAATCAGAGCATCGACGTCATCAACGAGATGAACCTGCAGATCGCCAGCGCCGCCGAGGAACAAAGCGCTGTCTCTGAAGAGGTCAATCGCAACGTTTCTGCCATTCGCGACGTCACCGAATCGCTCGCGGAGCAGGCAGATGAATCCGCCAGGGTCAGCAAGCGCCTGAATGCCTTGGCCAATCACCAGCAACACCTGATGAGTCACTTTCGGGCTTAG
- a CDS encoding MFS transporter, producing MNSDNNPLISSRIRKARVATFMGFMMIGAMMYIWSTGVSVFRQQLGLAGAPGDGDFGLIALSIGVGSAAGSLFVGKLLDLYGARPVISLCAIIYPLSIIPLGYISGFWFALVFGAVLGLFRGALDTALNAHGVQVERFYRRSIMSAFHASYSFGGFLLGMICSWLTGLFTESVAVPFSVLGGVMFITGCLLSRWLLGKDDVPLKQPETQHPLAAHAAHAPNTKTVLLMIAFGTLLLGSMMGENAIGDWGQEYVHRVLGASTSFGGMAVSVFIGAVTFGRLFGDELAGRFGNARVIGGSGALCVAGTLLTLLGASAGTGIVGFALFGLGLSCIAPLMVSSAGRKDPENAGRNIGIVNGIGFSGMLMGPAAITVIVGHFGLESLMYFPLILLGLLAVFGPMLVRTGTPNARPLAQTRPGSVVKTG from the coding sequence ATGAACAGCGACAACAATCCTCTGATCTCCAGCCGCATCCGAAAAGCCCGCGTGGCAACGTTCATGGGTTTCATGATGATCGGCGCGATGATGTACATCTGGTCCACCGGCGTCAGCGTGTTCCGCCAACAGCTTGGCCTTGCAGGCGCACCAGGGGATGGCGATTTCGGGCTGATCGCGTTGAGCATCGGCGTGGGTTCGGCAGCGGGGTCGCTGTTCGTTGGCAAACTGCTGGACCTGTACGGCGCCCGGCCAGTCATCAGCCTCTGCGCCATCATTTACCCCTTGTCCATCATTCCACTCGGGTACATCAGCGGCTTCTGGTTCGCGTTGGTATTCGGCGCCGTACTCGGCCTGTTTCGCGGCGCGCTGGACACCGCCCTCAATGCTCATGGCGTTCAGGTCGAACGCTTCTATCGACGCTCGATCATGTCGGCCTTTCACGCGTCGTATTCGTTCGGCGGATTTCTACTCGGCATGATCTGCAGCTGGCTGACCGGCCTGTTCACCGAGAGTGTCGCCGTGCCTTTTTCCGTGCTCGGCGGCGTGATGTTTATCACCGGTTGCCTGCTGAGCCGCTGGCTGCTGGGCAAAGACGATGTACCGCTCAAACAGCCCGAGACGCAGCACCCGCTTGCCGCCCACGCCGCTCACGCGCCGAACACCAAGACCGTGCTGCTGATGATCGCGTTCGGCACCCTGTTGCTGGGCAGCATGATGGGCGAGAACGCCATCGGTGACTGGGGTCAGGAGTACGTGCACCGCGTGCTGGGCGCCAGCACGTCGTTCGGCGGCATGGCCGTTTCGGTGTTCATCGGCGCGGTGACGTTCGGACGGCTGTTTGGCGACGAATTGGCCGGACGCTTCGGCAACGCCCGGGTGATTGGCGGCAGCGGTGCGCTATGCGTGGCGGGCACGCTGCTGACCCTTCTCGGCGCCAGCGCCGGGACCGGCATCGTCGGCTTTGCCCTGTTCGGTCTGGGACTGTCCTGCATCGCACCGCTGATGGTGTCGTCGGCCGGGCGCAAAGACCCCGAGAACGCCGGTCGAAACATCGGCATCGTCAACGGCATCGGCTTCTCCGGCATGCTCATGGGCCCCGCCGCGATTACAGTGATTGTCGGCCACTTCGGCCTGGAATCTCTGATGTACTTCCCACTCATTCTGCTCGGCCTGCTGGCCGTGTTCGGCCCGATGCTCGTGCGCACGGGCACGCCGAACGCCCGACCGCTGGCGCAAACACGGCCAGGCAGCGTCGTCAAAACCGGATGA
- a CDS encoding GIY-YIG nuclease family protein gives MHHPQSIRTVGSLFSQRPSSIPDGPGVYAFWWIADRDTLLASNRTVVLKGPNEVRVNVEYKDWWPTELTYPCLYVGKTTNLRKRFGLHLKRKSKGRLHAAHPEHHKATPHTTSCQLRWGIEHIFPNEPDPLHLISNSVGFSYRNDFADNAIAERFFEEDRLVGTWRPWFNIDAER, from the coding sequence ATGCATCATCCCCAGTCCATTCGTACGGTCGGCAGCCTTTTCAGCCAGCGCCCCTCCTCCATTCCTGATGGACCCGGTGTGTACGCGTTTTGGTGGATCGCTGACAGGGATACTCTCCTTGCGTCAAACCGTACAGTTGTCCTCAAGGGGCCTAATGAGGTTCGGGTCAACGTAGAGTACAAGGATTGGTGGCCGACTGAGCTGACGTACCCTTGCCTTTACGTCGGCAAGACAACCAACCTGCGAAAAAGGTTTGGTCTTCACCTGAAGCGCAAGAGCAAAGGTCGACTGCACGCAGCACATCCCGAGCACCACAAAGCAACCCCTCACACCACGTCATGTCAGCTTCGCTGGGGAATCGAACACATTTTCCCCAACGAACCCGACCCGCTGCATCTCATCTCGAATTCTGTAGGTTTCTCCTACAGGAATGATTTTGCTGACAATGCAATCGCGGAGCGGTTTTTCGAGGAAGATCGGCTTGTGGGAACCTGGCGGCCGTGGTTCAACATCGACGCCGAGCGTTGA
- a CDS encoding glucose 1-dehydrogenase, with the protein MKLEGKIAVVTGASKGIGAGIAKALAAQGATVIVNYATSQADADAVVAGIEANGGSAVAVQADMSQATDVARLFETVREHYGTLDILVNNAGVAVFQMIDDLTEEAFHKQFNLNVLGYLLAVREAVRLLGPTGSIINISSILSTDPYLASSVYSATKGAVDTLTFALARELGARGIRVNSILPGHTNTPATDGNFAGEFGEKLVAGTPLGRFGEPEDIAPLAVFLASEDARWVTGESIRASGGVRGVGY; encoded by the coding sequence ATGAAACTCGAAGGAAAAATAGCGGTTGTCACCGGCGCATCGAAAGGCATCGGCGCCGGGATCGCCAAGGCTTTGGCGGCGCAGGGCGCAACGGTCATCGTCAATTACGCCACCAGCCAGGCCGATGCCGATGCCGTGGTTGCCGGGATCGAGGCCAACGGCGGATCAGCGGTCGCGGTGCAGGCAGACATGAGTCAGGCGACCGATGTGGCGCGCCTGTTTGAAACGGTCCGTGAGCACTACGGCACTTTGGATATCCTGGTCAACAACGCCGGTGTGGCAGTGTTCCAGATGATCGATGACCTGACCGAAGAAGCTTTCCATAAGCAATTCAACCTGAACGTGTTGGGCTATCTGCTGGCCGTGCGTGAGGCCGTCAGACTGCTGGGGCCGACAGGCAGCATCATCAATATCAGCTCGATCCTCAGCACCGACCCCTATCTGGCGTCGAGCGTGTACTCGGCGACCAAAGGCGCGGTCGATACCTTGACCTTCGCCTTGGCCCGGGAGTTGGGCGCGCGAGGCATCAGGGTTAACTCAATTCTGCCAGGGCACACGAACACCCCGGCGACTGATGGGAATTTTGCCGGTGAGTTCGGAGAAAAGCTGGTGGCTGGAACCCCGCTGGGACGTTTTGGGGAGCCCGAGGACATCGCGCCATTGGCGGTGTTTCTGGCGTCCGAAGACGCGCGCTGGGTGACCGGCGAATCCATTCGCGCTTCGGGGGGTGTTCGCGGGGTGGGTTACTGA
- a CDS encoding AraC family transcriptional regulator, producing the protein MERSMAELRSIVMRAQDKWTETGLPRVTMVRAEACASQVYQPMLHLVLQGTKTLSIGDEVSRYSAGHYFLVPVDVPATGQVHADAVGQPYLAVSLTLDPDVIATLLMDEGKTPRPPQNTCFEGVLAPAQMIDAWLRMMRLMDHPHEAEILAPMIEREILFRALQGPLGGILRDVARPDGRMTQIRRVTQWIRDHYTEPFRVEPLALMADMSVAAFYRHFKSVTAMTPIQYRKRLRLLRARWLLLFDTLDATSIAYAVGYESASQFSREYARLFGLPPARDAARFKSPLPATG; encoded by the coding sequence ATGGAACGATCAATGGCGGAACTGCGCAGCATCGTGATGCGCGCGCAAGACAAGTGGACCGAGACCGGGCTACCCCGCGTGACGATGGTGCGTGCCGAGGCTTGTGCAAGTCAGGTCTATCAACCGATGCTGCACCTGGTGCTTCAGGGCACCAAGACCTTGTCGATTGGGGATGAGGTTTCCAGGTATTCAGCAGGCCACTATTTTCTGGTGCCTGTGGATGTGCCCGCCACCGGGCAAGTTCACGCAGACGCGGTTGGCCAGCCCTATCTGGCGGTCAGTCTGACGCTGGACCCGGATGTGATCGCCACGCTGTTGATGGACGAAGGCAAGACGCCGAGGCCACCGCAGAACACCTGTTTTGAAGGCGTTCTGGCGCCTGCGCAAATGATCGATGCGTGGTTGCGGATGATGCGGCTCATGGATCATCCCCACGAGGCTGAGATCCTGGCGCCGATGATCGAACGGGAGATTCTGTTCCGCGCCTTACAGGGGCCGTTGGGTGGCATTCTGCGTGACGTCGCGCGGCCGGATGGCCGGATGACGCAGATCCGCCGCGTCACCCAGTGGATTCGTGACCACTACACCGAGCCTTTTCGGGTAGAGCCGCTGGCACTCATGGCGGACATGAGCGTTGCCGCCTTTTACCGGCACTTCAAATCGGTGACGGCCATGACACCGATCCAGTATCGGAAACGCCTGCGTTTGCTCCGGGCGCGCTGGTTGCTGTTGTTCGACACACTGGACGCGACGTCGATCGCCTATGCCGTGGGTTATGAAAGCGCCTCGCAATTCAGCCGTGAATACGCGAGATTATTTGGCCTGCCGCCTGCGCGGGATGCGGCGCGATTCAAGTCACCCCTCCCGGCCACAGGCTGA